In one window of Paracoccus saliphilus DNA:
- the rpsG gene encoding 30S ribosomal protein S7, whose protein sequence is MSRRHAAEKREILPDAKFGDRVLTKFMNNLMVDGKKSTAERIVYNALDRVENRLKREPIEVFHEALDNVKPSVEVRSRRVGGATYQVPVEVRPIRREALAIRWLITAAKNRNENTMEERLAGELSDAVNGRGTAVKKREDTHKMADANKAFSHYRW, encoded by the coding sequence ATGTCCCGTCGTCACGCCGCTGAAAAGCGCGAAATCCTGCCCGACGCCAAATTTGGCGATCGCGTGCTGACCAAATTCATGAACAACCTGATGGTTGACGGCAAGAAATCGACTGCCGAGCGCATCGTCTATAATGCGCTGGACCGCGTCGAGAACCGCCTGAAGCGCGAGCCGATCGAGGTGTTCCACGAAGCCCTCGACAACGTGAAGCCCTCGGTCGAGGTGCGTTCGCGCCGCGTCGGTGGTGCGACCTACCAGGTTCCGGTCGAGGTTCGGCCGATCCGCCGTGAGGCGCTGGCGATCCGCTGGCTGATCACCGCGGCCAAGAACCGCAACGAGAACACGATGGAAGAGCGCCTTGCAGGCGAGCTGTCCGATGCCGTGAACGGTCGCGGCACGGCCGTCAAGAAGCGCGAAGACACCCACAAGATGGCCGACGCGAACAAAGCGTTCAGCCATTACCGCTGGTAA
- the rpsL gene encoding 30S ribosomal protein S12, translating to MPTIQQLIRKPRQPRVQRSKSMHLQGCPQKRGVCTRVYTTTPKKPNSAMRKVAKVRLTNGYEVISYIPGEKHNLQEHSVVLIRGGRVKDLPGVRYHILRGVLDTQGVKDRRQRRSKYGAKRPK from the coding sequence ATGCCGACGATTCAACAGCTGATCCGCAAGCCGCGGCAGCCCAGAGTGCAGCGCTCGAAATCGATGCACCTGCAAGGATGCCCGCAGAAGCGCGGCGTCTGCACGCGCGTCTATACCACGACGCCGAAGAAGCCGAACTCCGCTATGCGTAAGGTGGCCAAGGTCCGCCTGACGAATGGCTACGAGGTCATCTCCTATATTCCGGGCGAAAAGCACAACCTGCAGGAGCACAGCGTCGTGCTGATCCGTGGCGGCCGTGTGAAAGACCTTCCGGGTGTCCGTTATCACATCCTGCGCGGTGTGCTGGATACCCAGGGTGTCAAGGATCGTCGCCAGCGTCGTTCGAAATACGGCGCGAAGCGTCCGAAGTAA
- a CDS encoding glycosyltransferase, which yields MAATKIQPIGVCRFSLVTEGGFKRGPSSVEERAAYLFDDTRMAIRMAWFTHALMPSIRAQTDQDFIFVVLASSLMPQKWQDQLAEAVSGCPAIRLDFVDPGKHYEICNGAFDRYTEPDADVIAQFRLDDDDALARDYVQRVRADFDAFMAPLYQRFEMVSSDYTSGFILEADGREAQLYRTFASTWTCAQTLYLPPRSSKSLFVWGHHQLHCFMPTLTLNDKNMFLRGRHGTNDSDFKLPKHNTRPWDLGALQRRFDIELKPLQNALRAVSS from the coding sequence ATGGCCGCCACGAAAATTCAGCCTATCGGGGTTTGCCGCTTTTCGCTTGTGACGGAAGGCGGCTTCAAGCGTGGTCCGTCATCGGTCGAAGAAAGGGCGGCCTATCTGTTCGACGATACCCGGATGGCGATCCGGATGGCCTGGTTCACGCATGCGCTGATGCCGTCGATCCGGGCGCAGACCGATCAGGATTTCATCTTCGTGGTCCTGGCAAGCAGCCTCATGCCGCAAAAGTGGCAGGATCAACTGGCCGAGGCGGTGTCCGGCTGCCCGGCCATCCGGCTGGATTTCGTCGATCCGGGCAAGCATTACGAGATCTGCAATGGCGCATTCGACCGATATACGGAACCGGATGCGGATGTGATCGCGCAGTTCCGGCTGGATGACGACGATGCGCTGGCACGGGATTACGTGCAGCGCGTGCGCGCCGATTTCGATGCCTTTATGGCCCCGCTATATCAGCGTTTCGAAATGGTCAGCAGCGATTACACCAGCGGGTTCATCCTCGAGGCCGACGGCAGGGAGGCGCAGCTCTATCGGACCTTCGCCTCGACATGGACCTGTGCGCAGACGCTGTATCTGCCGCCGCGTTCGTCCAAGAGCCTGTTTGTCTGGGGGCATCATCAATTGCATTGCTTCATGCCGACCCTGACGCTCAATGACAAGAATATGTTCCTGCGTGGGCGGCACGGAACAAATGACAGCGATTTCAAGCTGCCCAAGCACAATACCCGGCCGTGGGATCTTGGTGCATTGCAACGCCGCTTTGACATCGAACTGAAGCCGTTGCAGAATGCACTCCGTGCGGTGTCGTCATAG
- a CDS encoding glycosyltransferase — protein sequence MRVQMLGLCRFSYVGLRGYQVEHQSYEERRAYLYDPERLERRWFWFTEIALPAWRAQTDPDFTLVVMTGPDLPEPYLSRLRDLAAEIPQLHLEPVPPMERHLAACRAAIAPHVDPSADVIGHFRHDDDDAVAVDYVEATRKDFRRVKGLWKNEGKLSLDYSRGLILKFEKGEMKLIPRICHNATAALTIFLSPDADETALNYNHSKLAQWMPGISVTRPLMFIRTVHGDSDSGDMGPGLPWQLEDDKLNRQLARRFDLRRQRLERLLRN from the coding sequence ATGCGTGTACAGATGTTGGGGCTCTGCCGGTTTTCCTATGTCGGTCTGCGGGGCTATCAGGTTGAACATCAAAGCTACGAGGAGCGCCGGGCCTATCTATATGATCCGGAGCGGCTGGAGCGGCGCTGGTTCTGGTTCACCGAGATCGCCCTGCCAGCCTGGCGTGCGCAGACCGATCCCGACTTCACGCTGGTCGTGATGACTGGGCCCGATCTGCCCGAACCCTATCTGTCGCGGCTGCGCGACTTGGCGGCCGAGATCCCACAGTTGCATCTGGAACCGGTTCCGCCGATGGAGCGGCATCTGGCGGCCTGCCGTGCAGCGATCGCTCCGCATGTCGATCCGTCCGCCGATGTGATCGGGCATTTCCGCCATGATGACGACGATGCCGTGGCGGTGGATTACGTCGAGGCGACGCGCAAGGATTTCCGCCGCGTGAAGGGGCTTTGGAAAAACGAGGGCAAGCTTTCGCTGGATTATTCGCGCGGATTGATCCTTAAATTCGAGAAGGGCGAAATGAAGCTCATCCCCCGTATCTGTCACAACGCGACGGCGGCGCTGACGATATTCCTGTCGCCGGATGCGGATGAAACCGCGTTGAATTACAATCACTCCAAACTTGCGCAATGGATGCCCGGCATATCGGTGACGCGTCCGCTGATGTTCATCCGCACCGTTCACGGGGACAGCGATTCCGGAGATATGGGGCCGGGGCTGCCGTGGCAGCTAGAGGATGACAAGCTGAACCGGCAGTTGGCCCGGCGATTCGACCTGCGGCGTCAGCGGTTGGAGAGGCTTTTGCGGAACTGA
- a CDS encoding DMT family transporter translates to MRTPIISPFRRVRPPSIAAKPLQPGDNLRGATLMCFSMLGFTCNDVVMKFVTQDMPLYQAITLRGLVVMLGILLLALREGGLRLAVPRSDRLLMAARVAGEVCSTILFLNALQNMAIGDLSAVMQSLPLVVMFGAALLFGEKLGWRRMSAVGIGLVGVMFILRPGSGTFGIWSLVALGAVVMVTLRDLATRKFSWGVSSTTIAFFAAVSVTLLGFIASLGQGWAAPSLSQLLLLLLAGAFLTLGYMTSVSAMRVGEISYVAPFRYTSLIVAIIAGLLVFGDWPDIWTWTGAVLVVGAGIYSIWREAQLRRE, encoded by the coding sequence ATGCGCACGCCCATCATTTCACCTTTCCGCAGGGTGCGTCCGCCATCAATCGCCGCCAAGCCACTCCAGCCGGGCGACAACCTGCGCGGCGCGACATTGATGTGCTTCTCGATGCTCGGCTTTACCTGCAACGATGTGGTGATGAAATTCGTCACACAGGACATGCCACTCTACCAGGCGATTACCCTGCGCGGGCTGGTGGTGATGCTGGGAATTCTGCTGCTGGCGTTGCGCGAAGGCGGATTGCGCCTCGCTGTTCCCCGCTCTGACCGACTTCTCATGGCCGCGCGGGTGGCGGGCGAGGTCTGTTCCACCATACTGTTCCTGAACGCGCTTCAAAACATGGCGATCGGAGACCTCTCGGCGGTCATGCAGTCGTTGCCGCTGGTGGTCATGTTTGGCGCGGCGCTACTGTTTGGTGAGAAACTGGGCTGGCGGCGGATGAGCGCCGTCGGCATTGGCCTGGTGGGGGTCATGTTCATCCTGCGTCCCGGTAGCGGCACCTTCGGGATCTGGTCCCTGGTAGCCCTTGGTGCGGTCGTGATGGTCACCTTGCGCGACCTGGCAACGCGGAAATTCAGCTGGGGGGTCAGTTCCACCACCATAGCTTTCTTCGCGGCGGTATCCGTGACTCTGCTGGGCTTCATCGCCAGTCTCGGGCAGGGCTGGGCGGCGCCGAGCCTGTCGCAATTGCTGCTCCTGCTGCTGGCCGGAGCGTTCCTGACGCTTGGCTACATGACATCCGTGTCGGCCATGAGAGTGGGCGAGATTTCCTATGTTGCCCCGTTCCGCTACACCTCGTTGATCGTTGCGATTATCGCTGGACTGCTGGTATTCGGCGACTGGCCGGATATCTGGACCTGGACCGGTGCCGTGCTGGTCGTCGGCGCGGGTATCTATTCGATCTGGCGTGAGGCACAGTTGAGGAGAGAGTGA